The Arachis ipaensis cultivar K30076 chromosome B05, Araip1.1, whole genome shotgun sequence nucleotide sequence AGCATTTATCTTGAAAGTAACCAGGTGTTGCAGTCTTGCAGATGCtaataaattaaaagtaaatttatttagtgaaaaaaattaactaaatccaGAAAAGATAAATGACTTTCAAAGAGATTTATTTTTATACTTATCTTTAGATctttgagttaatagtcaaaatcgtttTTGAAAGATATTTTGATCTCCATTTTCGTTTTTGACagataaatttaatcaaaattgtccttgaaagatttaaaattaatcacgTTAGTCTCTCCGTCTATTCTGTCACTAACAACGTTAATTTTACTGACATGGcacgttagtttttttttttttttgtctttttgatCATAGGCTGTTAAGCCCAAAAAACAGAAACAGAACCCTAACTACCCAGAACCTGACCCATCCGTACCCGCCCCGAAAATCCCTCCTCAACGCATCTGTGTAGCTTCGAGCCTCCATTCCCGTCCCGCAGCAACACAACCCCCACAATGGTGGTTCTTCAAGCATTCCTTCATCATCCTCAGTTGGCAAGCCATCACATCTTTGAGCTGTTCTCCAGTGCATTCGATAGTAGGTATTATGCTCGATAACTGGTCATTTGCTCCAGTCCCCTCTTAACCGAGGATTCAGGTGAAGAATCTTCGGAGGATCTTCCCcttcaactgactttagtccttgTAACTCAACCATGAACTGTGAAACTGCAACCAATCCATCACTTTTCCTCAACTTCCCAAGCTTAGGAACATATTCCTTATGAGCAAAATGGGGTGTCCCCATCACAGTGATTGAGTAACCTGCTACTAGCCCGCAAGGTAGAAACATCAAGCCATCTCTCTTCTGCAATTCATCCCCAATCATTGATATCCAAGAAGGACAGGACTCAGGCTTTCCTTCAATGATAGATTTCTCTCCAGACTCCACGTCATCAGCCGTGTCTAATTCTCCCCAAGCCTTCGGCCCCAATGTCCATGCCTCATCTGTCATTCTCTCAAGCACAGATAAATTGTTTGTCCTATTCATTTGTCGCATGATTCTTCCAGTAATTCGGCTATACTTCTGAGGAACACGCTCCACGGATTCACCACCATGTTCTTCCTCCTTCAGTGAAACCTTGTTGGGTCTCAAGGGAGCATCCTTGTCCGTGCTATCCTCTAGCCTCCGGTGAAGTGAATCTCGATAAATAGAACTAACAAAAGGCTTGCTCAACTCTGAACCTTCTGAGCCACCAACAACAGCGGCACCATCCAATCCATCATAAATCTCATCCCCAATTATCGTTGGCACAATCTTCAGAATTTGAGGAAACTTGCACGAAATGAAAACCAAATATAACACCCAAACAGCAAACAAAAATTGGGACAAGCTAAACCTCCTCGAATTGGAAGGTTCAGTTTTCTGCCTCTTCATAGTCTTCAAAATCAACAAACTAAAGAAAAAACGATACAATCTACACTGCAGCAAGTTATCAACTACAACAAAACCCTACACTGCAGATGTTTTATGCAAATAAAACCATAAAGAACTACATCAACGTGAGGAAGCACGCAAACGAAAACAAAGCTGTAATTTTGAAAGCAAACCCCAAGTCCATGACcaaaaagacaaaagaaaaattaatatgtCATGTCAGCAAAATTAATGTTGTTAGTGACAGAATAGACGGAGGAACTAAcgtgattaattttaaatctttcgaggatgattttgattaaatttatctTTCGGGGACAAAAATAGAGATCGGGATATCTTTCAGGGataattttgactattaactcttagTTCTTTACTAACTTTATATTAATAAACTTTACTGTTAAAGACACTAATAATAACTACAAGGGAGAAAAAAAACTCATTAATAGTACTGAACAATTTAGCTGCAAATTAAAAAATCCGCCACTAATATCATATTTGCAATGAAGTTGGCCGCCACAAAAAAtgacttatttattgaatttaattttaatgtatttttagtctaattttttaaatatgcTTAGTATAGAAAGGTTAGGGGAGGAATTGATGTTGCAAAAAAGTTGGATAGAACTTTTTGTAATAGAGATTGGTGTCTGTCTTTTCCAGAGGTTTATACAGAAATTTTGGGAAGGTTGCACTTAGATCAATGTCCTTTGTTTATTAGGGGTATAAGGCTCAAAGTGACACAAAAGAAGAATAGACCTTTCAAGTTTCAGGTGGCTTGGACTACACACTCGAACTTAAAATCAATAGTACAGCAAGCATGAGAATCGGATTCTCCTGATGTTGTGAGAAGCCTTAAGCGGGTTCAGTAGGAAGCTCataaatttaactaaaaaatCTTCGGTAATATTTTTGTCAAAAAGCGGGATCTGAAGAACCGGATTAACAAAATTCAGAAtctaagaaaaattgaaaaggagCTGCATGAGGAGTTAAACACTATCCTCCTCTAGGAAGAGCTTATGTGGTATCAAAAATCGAGAGAACAGTGGGTAAAATTTGGTGATCGCAACACTAGTTTCTTTCACTTGTAGACCATTATCAGAaggaaaaggaataaaattcatggcctgaTTCTAGAGGATGGTTATGGGTCAATGGAGGAAGCCTCCCTTCAGATGGAAACAAATACATTTTTTCAAAGACTTTTCTGTTCTACAGAAGAAGTTATAATTGATAATTTGAAGGATATTCCTCTCCCTCAACTTAGTCAAAAAGCTTGTGAGAGACTTACATTTCGGTTTCCATGGAGGAGGTAAGGAAAGCGATCATGGAAATGAATTCTTTTAAGGTGCGTGGTCCCGATGGTTTCTAAGCCTTCTTCTTCAAAGAGTATCGGGAGATTATTGGGCTGGATGTTTGTAGAATTGTGAATAAAGCCTTTCTTGGAGATCCCTTACAAGCCACAATTTTTGAGACTTTGTTGGTTTTGATCCCTAAGATGGACAGTCCATTTTGTATGAAGGATTTTCGACGGATAAGACTCTGCAATATAATTTATAAGATCATCACAAAGGTTTTGGTTAATCGCTTCAGGCCAATTCTTTCTGAGATTGTGGGCCCTCTCCAGGATGGTTTCTTCCTGGTAGAAGGACCTTGAAGAATATAATCCATAGCCCAAGAGATTCTTCACTTCATGCGGAAgtctaaataaaaaaaaggagTGATAGCTTTCAAAATTGACTTGGAGAAAGCTTATGACTGGGTGGATTGGCATTTCCTTCGGCATACTTTACATAATTTTGGTTTTCTTAACAACATTGTCCAGCTGATTATGTCATGTGTGAGTTCTTCTTCTCTATCTATTATATGGAACGGTGACTGGCTGCAAAATTTTACCCCCTAAAGAGGGCTTAGATAGGAGGATCCTTTGTCTCTTTACTTATTTGTGCTCTGTATGGAAAGATTGACTTATCTTATCTCTCATATTATTTCGACTGGTGACTGGATGTCTGTAGCTATTTCTAAGAAAGCGCTAAAAATATCTCATTTGATATTTGCAGATGATCTTCTTTTGTTTTGTAAAGCAACAAAGACCCAAGTTGAGATTGTGATGCAGACACTAGATCTCTTTACTAAGGCTTCTAGTTTGAAAGTGAATATTTCTAATTCTAAGACTGAATGCTCGAAGAACATATCTCAGAAAAGGAGGGAGATGCTTTCGGAGGTTACTAGTATCCGATTTACTTAGGATTTGGCAAAGTATTTGGGAGTGAACATAGGGCATGACAAAGCAAACAGGAAGATGGCCCAGAAGGTGATTGAAAAAGTTAGAAGCCGCTTGGCTTCCTGGAAATGACGTTTGCTTAATAAAGTAGGGTAAAATTGGTTTAATTTAATCAGTTCTTTCATCAATCCCTGTCTATCAAATGTAAGTGTCACTTCTACCAGCTTATGCAAATGAGAAAATAAATTACATGATGAGATAATTTCTTTGAAAAGAGAGTGCGGAAGGGTAGTGACTCTCCTTGATAAACTGGAACCAAATTGCATCTCCCAAAAAGGTAGGTGGATTGGGTATTAGAGACTCCTTTTGTGTGAATTATGCTTTACTTGATATGCTCATGTGGCTGATTTTTTACTGCAAAGACAAGTTATGGGTCCAGCTTCTAATAGGTAAATACATGAAGAACTCGGTGGATCTTATTCCATATAACAATAAGAAAATTTCTAATGTTTGGCGTAGTATTTTAAAAGCTTACTCACAAATTAAGGAAGGGTTTATGTGGTGTTACGGAGATTTTCAACAGTCTTTGTGATATGACCACTGGAGCTCAATTGACAAGATTGGAGGTACTCTTCCTTATGTCCACATTTCAGAGTTACTCTTTACTATTGCGGATGCTTGTGATAATAATTCGTGGAGACTAGATCACTTGACATCACCTATACCAGAAGATGTTAGATATATGATCTAGAGTTTACCCCCACCCAAACATTAATGATGCTCCTGGTTGGTATTGGAATCCAAATAATCATAGGGAGTATAGCACTAATCTGGATATCTCTGACTTGCTCAAAGAAAGTTCCAGTGGAATGATGGAACTGATTGGTCTTGATTGTGAAAATTAAAGATTTCATAGAAGTTTAAGATACTTATTTGGTCGGTGGACAATGAGGTCCTTCCAACTGCTATTTTTGCTTTAGAAGAAGTCTTGTTGATTCTGATGTTTGTCCTAGATGTAACATGACCCAAGAATCAATACTTCATTGCCTTAGGGAGTGTGAGCCTGCCAAAGCAATTTGGAAGCTGTTGGATATGGAGTGTCTTATCCTTCGGAGAGAGGATAATTTTATGAGTGGTTCAGGAATAATATCAAGGGAAAAGAGTTTATCTTTACATCAACAATTTGGTGGATTTGGAGTGATAGATGCCAACATATTTTTGGTGTAGTTGCTAAGCGGTTTGATAGGAGGATGGTGAACCTAGCGAGATCTACGGAAAATGAGATCCAAGGGCAAAGGTTCTCCTCCTACTCGGCTATTCTCTAGAGCAAAGTCTGATTTGGCGACCACCTCCTCAAAAGGTGATAaaaattaattgtgatgctagtatATATTATGACGATGGGTTTGCAGGTTTTACGTGTCTGTTAAAGAATTATGCTGGTGCTTGGATTCTTAGTTGTTCTGGGACTCTTCCTGTCTGGTCCATAAAAAGGTGCGAGCTCTTCGTGGTTTGGCGTGGCCTTGTCCTGGCTTGGGAGTGTGACTTTCGACAAGTTATTTGTGAAATAAATAATTAGACATCTTCCTTCTTTTGGGTGGTATTTGAAATTCTGATAATGCTTGTGACATCAATTTTGTAAACAAAATTCAGGACCTGCTGACTCGACATTGGAATGTTCAGTTCGATCTTATCAAGCATGATGTTAACAACGTTGCTGATTGGATAGCCAAACCTGGTTCAAGGGATAGTAGAGAGCACTTGGTTTGGTTAGAGCCTGAGGAGACCCTAGACCTTCTCCTCCAAAGAGACGTTGCTAAAGctttttaactttttttctctttctcttgttGTCTTTtagttcttgtttaatttttttaaacaccAAAAAGTAGAAATTATTTTTGTCAACGTTCTAATGATTCGGATGCAGAATTAATAATTTATCCTataaattatttcaaaaaaaatgatAGTAACATTTAAATCTAGAATAAATTTTATTCAATTAGATTGATTAGTTTTGTTGGTTTATGTGTAAAAAATAGATATTAGtttaaataaaaagaattttaatttgataaatatatagaaaattttaataagaataagAAGCAATTAATTACAGNNNNNNNNNNNNNNNNNNNNNNNNNNNNNNNNNNNNNNNNNNNNNNNNNNNNNNNNNNNNNNNNNNNNNNNNNNNNNNNNNNNNNNNNNNNNNNNNNNNNNNNNNNNNNNNNNNNNNNNNNNNNNNNNNNNNNNNNNNNNNNNNNNNNNNNNNNNNNNNNNNNNNNNNNNNNNNNNNNNNNNNNNNNNNNNNNNNNNNNNNNNNNNNNNNNNNNNNNNNNNNNaatataattaaataatttattaaaaaattttacatTATTGATACACAAAATCAAACTCCTATTAATTAGCAATATATTTTCTCAAGATGCATTTTTTGCAGCAAAGTTATCCCCTTTAGTGACTTGGGATCAAATTAAGGAGAATTGGCAGTAAATTTTCACAATTTAATTTAAAAGTCACTAGAAAAATTTCCTctatttctttttaaataaaatagataGATATAACTTATGAGTCTTGAGAGACTAATACATGTAAATGAGTCTTACTTTAAGAGCTAACACTTAAAAAAGTCTCAAAAGGTTTTGAGCTCTATTACCTTAATAGTTAACTTTTGTAGTGATGGTTTACTTTTATTTAGAGTTGGCCAATTGAAAACGGCTACTTGTAAAGAACTTTGACTAATAGAGAATTCTTATCAATAGAAAACTAAGTGAAATAGCGTGAAATAAAGCGGTCGAGACGCTTGCTCTTAAGTGAGATGGTATATGTCATAAATTTTGATAGAGcaaacttgaaaaaaaaattccGTACTGGAGAGGCAATACATTAATCTCGGACTccttcactacaaaaaaaatattggGTACCGTCAAATTTATCGGTAGAATAACGAAAATAATTTGCCGGTAAATTAACTACCGTTGGATTTTGTGTCAGACTGTATTTTTTTGTCCGGAGAATTTTTTTGTCCAATAATAAGTTGCGGCAGAATTACTGGCGGAATATGAAGTTTAACTAACGACAATTTGATGCCGCTTACCATAAGAATTTTTTCAGTAGTAACTGTGGCACCAAATGTCGAAACTTCACGCTTGATTATTGTCAAAATTTTCTGACGATAAATGTGACGGtagctttaatttttatttttttaaaaaactggAAAATCATTACTGTTGAAAAAAATTTGACAGCAAATCCGATGAAAACGtcaattttttcattttcaaTCTATAATGGATCCTGAAAGTTAATAAATGATAGTCGACTCCCAACAGGTATAGTATAAATTAGTAATTTATCTGATAAAAGTGATTTATAAATAATGTGAAATATCAAACTTACAATATaaaaacaagaaataaatgaAGAAATACATAAAATAGAACTAAGACTAGCGTGCATTGTAATTATATGATCTAACTAAAATAAGGTTTAAACATACAACAagctaattaaattatatttaggTTAACCTTATtcagattcatcatcttcttcctttGGTTCGTCATTCTCCtcctcttctgaggtaatttcctGATTCTTCTTCGTGTTAGGTTCTTGTTCAGCATCTTCCATATTACGAACACTAGTTGCATCTAACACCATCTCGTTGTATCTCTCTTAGTTATCCTCCCAATTCATTTCTTCGATTTTTAGTTCTCTAACCACCCGAATTCTCATTGATCAACCCTCACACCTATTGGAATTTGAGGCAAACTGGTTAATTCCCTGCTCATCTACCTCTATGTGTTCCATCCGCATCCAGTACCTATCCTTGAATCCATTGTGGTAGAGATGAAGTGTTATGTCTGAAGGTTCTAACCACTTAGTCAGTTGATACTTATAGCATGGACACCTAGATACCCCTTGAGACTTAAATGGTTCCATATTGAAGACATACACAACAAACTTGTCAACCCCCTCAAAGAACTCAGGTTTTAAACCTTCCGTCCACCATTATCACTATCGTACTTCCACAGATGATGGATGGgaattattttgtaataaaaatcataaaattcaaCCAACAACGcaacttattaaaatttttgaaaattcgaCAGAGTTTTCTCTATAATTAAAATCTCCCACCaaattcaattattattttctcaCAAGCCAAACATGTTTTAAAGAATGTAAACgagaaattgaaaaagaaaacagctGCAGGCATAAATTAGAACAAACATGtattcaataaaatatcaaatctAAGGTGTTCGCCGTTGTCTAAATGACGCATTTCAATTAAATCCATTACCGGTGGAAAAATTCGCCATAAAATTGGCGCAAATAAAATGAAATTTCACGCCACTTCTTACCATTGGATTTAGTGACGGAATATTGAATTCGATGGTAATTTTTTGAGGGACGAATTTGCATTCATAACTACGGGTGAATCTGACGCTAAATCTGTCGGTAACGTCTGATAATAAATTCGATGATACTCAACGTTTTTCTTATAGTGCTTTGTTATAATAGCTAAATTTTATAGTAATGATTCTCTCAAAATTTTGTAACTCGTTATAAGATTCGTTCCATAAAAAAGACGTCTATGAAAAGTACACTAAAGATGTTCTTGCGAAGGTTGATGATAACAGAAGATCGAAACCCATTCCATAATAGAAAGCTTACATAAGACAACCCATGAAATTATGAACCAATATGGAAATTAAGTAAAAAGAAATGTCATTAAaatttttcatatcatgtttTTGCACGAGCAAATCATATAAATAAATAGATTGGTAATAATACACTACAGGAAAATCACACATtcagttatttttgaaaagtgtagctaaaaataaaaaaaaaaataatacatttaAAAAAGATTACGCTTATTTGGCCTTAGAGACGTTTTAGTGGGGGTTGCCTATACGGgcattgcctattctcaaaggcatCACTTTTTTGTATCAAAAGCTATGCTTTTAGATAATAGAATAAGTTATTCTTTTCATCACTTATGCTTTCTAGAATTCAAAAGAATAGACTACACTTATCTTTGCTATTGTATCACTTTTGAAACGTAACATTAATATATACCTATAGCTATTCTGTATAAGCGTAGCCTTATGTTCctcacttttttttaattttcgtgtgtatatatatatatatattcttttctaaaatttttctcaatgcatatgattacaTTATTGGATGCATAAAAATATTGGAATGAtcataattttaaatattcatacatctcacactaaaaTAAACATACCCATATCAAAATACGTATGAGACCACTTAGATCAGAGTTTACTTCTAATAAATTAAACAacgaaaaattaaaatattgtatCCTACATCATAAATATTTTCTAATTAAAGTCATTGTTAATAAACCATATTTAGTATTTTCGAGCCAAAATATAAGAAAACATTAATCAATCATCTTTCAATTTTTAACACTTCATCTTTGCCAATAAACTATCATATATAGCTTCTTAATCTTTATTAACATCTCGAAGATTATCATGTataattatatgaaaaaataattaaaaaataattacattcATATGTAAATGTAANNNNNNNNNNNNNNNNNNNNNNNNNNNNNNNNNNNNNNNNNNNNNNNNNNNNNNNNNNNNNNNNNNNNNNNNNNNNNNNNNNNNNNNNNNNNNNNNNNNNNNNNNATGATTATAATTAATTCTTATATAATTAAATTCTTATATAATTAAATTTCAATTAACTAATTAACAAATTGAAATTGCAACTAAGTGATGAATTATAACAAATTAACCACAAATGAAACCAATAGCATAATAGTTAACGGCTTACTATATCAATGTTTGGAACATGAGTTGATCCATGAACGCTATTCACATCAAATGGAGAGCGTTGGATAGTTTGTAACAGTTTTGATTTCTTTTGGCCTCATTCCAGGTTCAGATTTTTAAAGTAGTAATTTAAATACATTCCGTAATCCATGAATCTCTTCCTCGTCGTGTTGTTATTTGGCCTTCATTTTTCCAAGTTCACCCTTCAAACATGTGACTTCCTCTTCCTGGTTGTTCTTTCTCAAATATGGCCTCAAAAGTTTTCTCTTCTGTTTTACCACCAGCTTGCCAATTTTGGAAGTCTTCCTGATTAGACGAAACATTTAAAATAGAATTAGTTACCATATCCTAAATTcataatataattaataatagactaaagtatattttttgtccttaacattttcgaaaattttcaaaattactcCTAACGTTTAATACAGTTTCAATTTTATCGCTACTGTTAAATTTTTGTCAATCAAGAGTTAGTCAAATATTTTTTCCAACTTTACCCTTAATAAACAAATCTGATCCAAATCCCTAATCCATCAAGATCTTCTAACCTACTCCAACCCCTGATACCCACCCCCTCCATCCCCCAACCCTCATTCCCACACACTCTCACCACCATGGCAACACCTCTCTTTTACCTCCTTCCAACTGCCACCACTCACCGTCATCGTCATTCCATCACCATTGCCGATGAAGCAGGAGCAGATTTTATGCCACCTATGTGATGTGTCAGCCCAACCCCTACGCCCTCCCCTTAGCTTTGGATCCCCTCCCCTCTGCCTCTGATTCTCCTTCTCTCAATGACCATACCCCATCCTCTTTCCCCCTTCCACTCTCTATCTCTTtgtcaattttgtttatttttttgaaaaaaaatttttgccgTTGTGGGTGAGAGCAGAGATTTGGGCGAGAGTGAAAATTTGAGTACAGATTtgttggaaagaaaaaaaaagttgttgTTGTTTAGGTGTGTTGTTATTGCTACTGTGATTAGTGAGGTGTATTATTCTTGCTGTTGTTCTCGTTGTGATTAATGGGGTGGATAGCACTGGTAGGGTGtgttgttcttattattgattagtGGGGTGTGTTGTTTTTGCTGCTATAATAGGGATAAATCTGGTGATGAGTGCGGAATGATACTGTAATGACAATGGTGATTTTGAGGGATGTTGCTGTGGCAATGGTGAGATGAAGGTTTGTATAGGTGGCAGTCACGGGTgcaatggtggtggtggtggtgtgagGTGAAGGGTTAGAGCCTTAGAGGAGTTGGGTTTAGGGTGATTTAGAATTAGGCAGGTTTGAAATTAAAGATAAGTTAGGAATTTAGTGTTTaagttaggattaggattagattataggattaaaattgaaaaaaaaaatttgactaACTGTTGATCGTAAAAAATTTGATGgtaggataaaattgaaattattttaaatgctagggacaaaattgaattaaattaaatgttagggataattttaaaaattttcgaaagcgttagtgacaaaaAGCATACTTTACCcttaataataatttaatgaaCTCTTACGATTGCATCTTGTGTTTCATGATCAACTTCCTTACTTTTTCGACTTGTTCAAGTAGCAATGAATATTTCAAACCTTTTTGGTTCCTCATCCTTCGCTGCGCGGTACAAAATATGGTTCTAAATAAGTAAAACTAGAACAAGATAAATAAAACTAAACAAATTATTGTACCAATATTCAACAATTATACCAGAGCCATTCGTACTCTTCCAAAATTGATTGACCCTATGCGATGtgggtttttttcttttttcgtacTCTTAGTTTCATACATTAGGGAAAACATTAAGGAGTAATCAATGAtgccaattgaaaaaaaataagtatTACAAGTtacaaaaaagataaaaaaaaatagcgTGAAATATTACCTTCATCATCATCAATGTCCTCCATCAATGTGGATAATAATTTTCATTAAGTACCAAGCTATCTCCCCATCATCACTTACTTCAGTGCTTAGTCCTTCATTTTCCACATCTAtctcattttcttttaaaaattcatcAATAGTTATAGCCCTTAGGATTGCCTtgctctttcctctttctaattCATCTTGCTCCAAGATTTTTTCTTCATCTTATGGGATAGTTTTAGAATTAGACAAAGTAGTGTCATCTTGGCTTTTTTGAGTCCTTTTATGTGTGACttgaatattcttcttctgtCCTTGGTTGATTGTGAGTTGAATAAAATTTGTACAACTCCGTTCTTGGCTTAAATTTGTTGTTGGTACGATATTATTCTTTTTACAAATTGCGTCGAGCTTCCTTACAAGTTCATTTGCATCCATCTTTTTAGGCTTAGAATTACTCAGGCCTTGTGTTGATGGTTCACCTTACACTCCATGCTTGTTTTCCTCAGCCATAGTTGCAGCCAatatattctttcttttttttttctggctGTTGTGTAGGAATATTCTGTTGTACTTCCAAGTTTGTAGGCATGAAATTTGTCATTTTGTTGATTGCATCGAGTTTGCTTTGTAGATGACTAAAATCTAGTTTCCAAATCAAATCCTAACAatccaaattttttatatttctagAAAGAATTAATAACTAATCTTCCGAAGTTTTGAATATTTTGGATGAGATTACGACTTCTAATAATATGTATAATTGAGATTGGGCCGTAATTATTGCATTTTGGGAGTTGGAATTTGTCCTTACGCCGGGCTTGTATAGAGGAGTTTGGGCGTAAGCCCAAAATGCACCTCTCAGGGGACACAAACTCCGAGCGTGTGGCGTGGGAGTAGGAGGGATGCCTAGAGGATGAAGGAAGAAAAAAATCCAATTTTTTCAACGGTTTCATCCAAACCAAATATCCATCAACCCTTCTCAACTTATTAATTTTTTCAACCATTATTAAGGTAACATACAAACAATTCAATCATTATTAATACATTTAagcatttttcaaataattttaataGCAGGAATCAGCAAACAgctcaataatataatatttttcagCAATCTTAGAGTCTAATCTAACTTATTCTAACCTATCCTAACCATCTAAATCcactaaaatacaaaattaaactaattaaactCTACTAACTATTTAATTAACTTGATATAACAGAATTTGAAATAAACAGAGTTCAAACAAAAAACCTTGAATACAGAAacagaaaaaatagaaaagaggTATAGAGGTATAATGGCGGCAAAAGCAGAAGTGACAGGGGCATTGCAACAGTGGCGACATGGACGTTCTGCAGCGACAGCAGCAGAGGAGGTTGACGGATAGNNNNNATTCACAGTTCTAATTTAGGGCACGGTAACCATCGAATTTACTGGCGAATATTTTCAACGGTCACATGGTACAAATCACCAAAATGCAACGTTCCGTTAAACGTGTCTACCGTCGAATTCTTCTGACAGTAACTCTGACGCTAAAGTTGGCGCCTATTTGTTGTGGTTTTTCGCCAAAAGTTACTAGCGATTTTAACATCGGAAGCGACTATCAGCCGGTAATTATTTGACATGACGAATTCTTCATCAAACCCGTTGCTAAATCCAACTGTAATCCCCGCCACTAGATCTGACGGTTCTCAGCATTTTTTTTGTAGTAACAAGTTCGACGATCAGGAAATTACCTCCAAAGAGGAGGAAGATGATGAActagaggaagaagatgatgaatctgaACAAGATTAAGCTAAATATAGTTTAACTAGCTTGTTGTATGTTTAAATCTTATTTTAGTCATATCATATAATTACAACGCACACTAGCCTTAGTTCTATCTTATGTATTTGTTCATTTCCTTCATGTTTTTATACTCTATGTTTGATCTTTCACATCATATATAAATCACTTTTTTCAGATAAATTACTAATTTATACTTTACTTATTGGGAGTTGACTATATTTATTAACTTTCGGGGTCCATTAtagattgaaaaataaaaataaaaaaattgacattTCTTCTCCGACGATAACgattttccagtttttttttttaaataaaaaattaaagctaCCGTAAAAAAAATCCTATAATAATCAAACGCGAAGTTTCAACGTCTGGCGTCACA carries:
- the LOC110272110 gene encoding hydroxyproline O-galactosyltransferase GALT2-like gives rise to the protein MKRQKTEPSNSRRFSLSQFLFAVWVLYLVFISCKFPQILKIVPTIIGDEIYDGLDGAAVVGGSEGSELSKPFVSSIYRDSLHRRLEDSTDKDAPLRPNKVSLKEEEHGGESVERVPQKYSRITGRIMRQMNRTNNLSVLERMTDEAWTLGPKAWGELDTADDVESGEKSIIEGKPESCPSWISMIGDELQKRDGLMFLPCGLVAGYSITVMGTPHFAHKEYVPKLGKLRKSDGLVAVSQFMVELQGLKSVEGEDPPKILHLNPRLRGDWSK